The following nucleotide sequence is from Streptomyces sp. NBC_00239.
GGGTGTCGTTCGAACGCCCGGTCACCGCCCGCGAGACCGTGACGGTGACCGGCTGGGCCCTGCCCGGGCTGGTCGACGCCCACTGCCACGTGGGCCTCGACGGGCACGGGCCGGTCGACGACGCGACGAGCGAGAAGCAGGCGCTGGCCGACCGGGACGCCGGCACCCTGCTGATCCGCGACGCCGGCTCGCCGTCCGACACCCGCTGGATCGACGACCGGCCCGACCTCCCGAAGATCATCAGGGCGGGCCGCCACATCGCCCGCACCCGGCGCTACATCCGCAACTACGCCCACGAGATCGAGCCCGCGGACCTGGTGTCCTACGTGGCCCGCGAGGCGGAGCGGGGCGACGGCTGGGTCAAGCTCGTCGGCGACTGGATCGACCGGGACGCGGGCGACCTGACCGCCTGCTGGCCGCGCGCCGAGGTCGAGGCGGCCATCGCGGAGGCCCACCGGCTGGGCGCCCGCGTCACCGCGCACTGCTTCGCCGAGGACTCGCTGCGGGACCTGGTCGAGGCGGGCATCGACTGCATCGAGCACGCCACCGGGCTGACCGAGGACACGATCCCGCTGTTCGCCGAGCGCGGCGTGGCGATCGTCCCGACCCTGGTGAACATCGCCACCTTCCCCCGTCTCGCCGACGGCGGCGAGTCGAAGTTCCCCCGCTGGTCCGCGCACATGCGGCGGCTGCACGAGCGGCGCTACGACACGGTCCGCGCGGCGTACGACGCGGGCGTGCCGGTCTTCGTCGGCACGGACGCCGGCGGCTCGCTGCCCCACGGGCTGGTCGCCGCCGAGGTCGCGGAGCTGGTCAAGGCGGGCCTGCCGGCGGGTGACGCGCTGTCGGCGACGGCCTGGCGGGCCCGCGAGTGGCTGGGCCGGCCCGGGCTGGTCGAGGGCGCACCGGCCGACCTCGTCGTGTACGGGTCGGACCCGCGCGCGGACGTCGGCGTACTGGCCGATCCGCGACGGGTCGTGCTGAACGGGCGGCCCGTCGCCTGACCGGCGGCCATGGCGGCCACGGCGGTCGAGGAGCCGTGTTGACGGGCCGTTACCCGGCCCCGGCGTGGCTCGTTCCCGATGGTCGCCGGAGCGCTGCGCGGGCGCGTGGAGGTGGTGCGGGCGCGGGCTCGCGCCACCTCTGCCCGTGACGGACGGGGTGTTTGGGAACCCCCGTGCCCTTAGATTCGAATGTGAGCACGGAAACCCCCCTTTGGAGTGAACTCACCTCAGGTTGCCGCCCGTTCACTCTCAGTGCGTAAAGATTCCCGAGTCGAAGCCCTCGGCGCACGCGATGTCCCCCATTGGCTGCGCCGCCGGCTCCATTTCTCGTTGGGGGTTCCACCACCTTGAACAGCAACACCTTCCGCATGCCCGCACGCCGT
It contains:
- a CDS encoding amidohydrolase family protein, producing MSDQADQAVLHVKGRVLVGPEEVRDELWVIGGRVSFERPVTARETVTVTGWALPGLVDAHCHVGLDGHGPVDDATSEKQALADRDAGTLLIRDAGSPSDTRWIDDRPDLPKIIRAGRHIARTRRYIRNYAHEIEPADLVSYVAREAERGDGWVKLVGDWIDRDAGDLTACWPRAEVEAAIAEAHRLGARVTAHCFAEDSLRDLVEAGIDCIEHATGLTEDTIPLFAERGVAIVPTLVNIATFPRLADGGESKFPRWSAHMRRLHERRYDTVRAAYDAGVPVFVGTDAGGSLPHGLVAAEVAELVKAGLPAGDALSATAWRAREWLGRPGLVEGAPADLVVYGSDPRADVGVLADPRRVVLNGRPVA